The Metabacillus schmidteae genome includes a region encoding these proteins:
- the gpmI gene encoding 2,3-bisphosphoglycerate-independent phosphoglycerate mutase: protein MSKAPVALIILDGFACRQETKGNAVAQAKKPNFDRFWNQYPHAQLIASGEAVGLPEGQMGNSEVGHLNIGAGRVVYQSLTRVNVAIREGEFAKNETFTEAINHVKKNGTSLHLFGLLSDGGVHSHIHHLYALLQLAAKEGVEKVYIHGFLDGRDVGPKTAKVYLDELQEKIKEYGVGEIATLSGRYYSMDRDKRWDRVEKSYRAMVYGEGPTYSTPDELIDDSYNNGIFDEFVIPSVMTKEDGSPVATIQDNDAVIFYNFRPDRAIQISNTFTNEDFRSFDRGEKHPKHLHFVCLTHFSETVDGYVAFKPTNLDNTIGEVLSQNNLTQLRIAETEKYPHVTFFMSGGREEEFPGEERILIDSPKVATYDLQPEMSAYEVTDALLGEIEADKFDAILLNFANPDMVGHSGMLEPTIKAIETVDECLGKIVDAIIAKGGKAIITADHGNSDEVVTLEGEPMTAHTTNPVPVIVTQEGVTLREGGILGDLAPTMLDLLNVEKPVEMTGTTLINK from the coding sequence ATGAGTAAAGCACCAGTTGCACTGATTATTCTTGACGGATTTGCATGCCGCCAAGAAACAAAAGGGAATGCTGTTGCACAAGCGAAAAAACCAAACTTTGATCGCTTTTGGAACCAGTACCCACATGCTCAACTAATTGCTTCCGGTGAAGCGGTTGGTCTACCTGAAGGGCAAATGGGGAACTCTGAAGTTGGTCACTTAAACATTGGTGCTGGCCGCGTTGTGTACCAAAGCTTAACTCGTGTAAATGTAGCAATCCGTGAAGGTGAATTTGCAAAAAATGAAACATTCACAGAAGCGATAAATCATGTAAAGAAAAATGGTACAAGTCTTCACCTCTTCGGTCTTTTATCAGATGGTGGAGTTCACAGCCATATTCATCACTTATATGCACTTCTTCAGCTTGCAGCTAAAGAAGGCGTTGAAAAAGTATACATTCACGGATTCTTAGATGGTCGTGATGTTGGTCCGAAAACGGCAAAAGTTTACTTGGATGAACTTCAAGAAAAAATCAAAGAATACGGTGTCGGGGAAATTGCAACATTATCTGGACGCTACTACTCAATGGACCGTGATAAGCGTTGGGATCGTGTTGAAAAGTCTTACCGTGCAATGGTTTACGGTGAAGGTCCAACTTACAGCACACCAGATGAGCTTATTGACGATTCTTATAACAATGGAATTTTTGACGAATTCGTCATTCCATCTGTGATGACAAAAGAAGACGGTTCACCTGTAGCAACCATTCAAGATAATGATGCGGTCATTTTCTATAATTTCCGCCCTGACCGTGCGATTCAAATTTCAAACACGTTCACAAATGAAGATTTCCGTTCATTTGACCGTGGTGAAAAACATCCAAAACACTTACACTTTGTGTGCCTAACACATTTCAGTGAAACTGTTGATGGATATGTGGCTTTCAAGCCAACTAACCTTGATAATACGATCGGTGAAGTATTATCACAAAACAACCTAACACAACTTCGTATTGCAGAAACGGAAAAATATCCACACGTTACGTTCTTTATGAGTGGTGGACGTGAAGAGGAATTTCCTGGCGAAGAAAGAATCTTAATTGATTCTCCGAAAGTGGCAACTTATGATTTGCAGCCTGAAATGAGTGCTTACGAAGTAACGGACGCGTTACTTGGTGAAATTGAGGCTGACAAATTTGATGCGATTCTTTTGAACTTTGCTAACCCTGATATGGTTGGGCACTCCGGAATGCTGGAGCCAACAATCAAAGCAATCGAAACAGTTGACGAGTGCCTTGGTAAAATCGTGGATGCGATTATCGCAAAAGGCGGTAAAGCCATCATCACAGCTGACCATGGTAACTCTGACGAAGTAGTAACACTTGAAGGTGAGCCAATGACAGCTCATACGACTAACCCGGTACCAGTAATCGTTACTCAGGAAGGCGTAACCCTTCGTGAAGGTGGTATTTTAGGTGATCTGGCACCAACAATGCTGGACCTGCTAAATGTTGAAAAACCAGTTGAAATGACTGGAACAACTTTAATTAATAAGTAA
- the eno gene encoding phosphopyruvate hydratase yields MPYIVDVYAREVLDSRGNPTVEVEVHTESGAMGRALVPSGASTGEYEAVELRDGDKERYLGKGVLQAVKNVNELIAPELLGFEVTEQIAIDQALIELDGTDNKGKLGANAILGVSMAAARAAADYLQVPLYQYLGGFSAKTLPVPMMNIVNGGEHADNNVDIQEFMVMPVGAESFREALRMGAEIFHSLKSVLSGKGLNTAVGDEGGFAPNLGSNEEALQTIIEAIEKAGYKPGEQVMLAMDAASSEFYNKEDGKYHLSGEGVVKTSAEMVDWYEEMANKYPIISIEDGLDENDWEGHKLLTERLGGKVQLVGDDLFVTNTKKLAEGIEKGIGNSILIKVNQIGTLTETFEAIEMAKRAGYTAVISHRSGETEDTTIADIAVATNAGQIKTGAPSRTDRVAKYNQLLRIEDQLHDASRYDGIKTFYNLKK; encoded by the coding sequence ATGCCATACATTGTAGACGTATATGCTCGTGAAGTATTAGACTCTCGTGGTAACCCAACAGTAGAAGTAGAAGTACACACTGAATCAGGCGCTATGGGACGCGCATTAGTACCAAGTGGTGCTTCAACTGGTGAATATGAAGCAGTTGAGCTTCGTGATGGTGACAAAGAACGCTACCTAGGAAAAGGTGTTCTACAAGCTGTTAAAAACGTAAACGAATTAATCGCTCCAGAATTACTTGGTTTCGAAGTAACTGAGCAAATCGCTATCGACCAAGCATTAATCGAGCTTGACGGTACAGATAACAAAGGTAAACTAGGTGCGAACGCAATCCTTGGTGTATCTATGGCTGCTGCTCGTGCTGCTGCAGATTACCTACAAGTTCCTTTATACCAATACCTTGGCGGTTTCAGCGCGAAAACTCTTCCAGTTCCAATGATGAACATCGTTAACGGTGGAGAGCACGCTGATAACAACGTTGATATTCAAGAATTCATGGTAATGCCTGTAGGTGCTGAAAGCTTCCGTGAAGCACTACGTATGGGTGCTGAAATTTTCCACAGCCTAAAATCAGTTCTTTCTGGTAAAGGTCTTAACACTGCTGTAGGTGACGAAGGTGGATTCGCTCCAAACTTAGGTTCAAACGAAGAAGCTCTTCAAACAATCATCGAAGCAATCGAAAAAGCTGGTTACAAACCAGGTGAGCAAGTAATGCTTGCTATGGATGCTGCATCTTCTGAGTTCTACAACAAAGAAGACGGTAAATACCATCTTTCAGGAGAAGGTGTTGTTAAAACTTCTGCTGAAATGGTTGACTGGTACGAAGAAATGGCTAATAAATACCCAATCATCTCAATCGAAGACGGTTTAGATGAAAACGACTGGGAAGGTCACAAATTATTAACTGAGCGCCTTGGCGGAAAAGTTCAACTTGTTGGTGACGACCTATTCGTTACAAACACGAAAAAACTTGCTGAAGGTATTGAAAAAGGAATCGGTAACTCAATCCTTATCAAAGTTAACCAAATCGGTACACTTACTGAAACATTCGAAGCAATCGAAATGGCTAAACGCGCTGGCTACACAGCAGTAATCTCTCACCGTTCTGGTGAAACTGAAGATACAACAATTGCTGACATCGCAGTTGCTACAAACGCTGGCCAAATCAAAACTGGTGCTCCATCACGTACAGACCGTGTTGCGAAGTACAACCAATTACTACGTATCGAAGATCAATTACATGACGCTTCAAGATACGATGGAATCAAAACTTTCTACAACTTAAAGAAATAA
- a CDS encoding nuclease-related domain-containing protein has protein sequence MIVKTHEVPRIILQLEALLKRLPQNHPKIPQIIEDLNIRNAGFRGELAIEYPLSFLNEKEYSIFHDLRLKTKKHYFQLDTLILNPKVAIILEVKNYSGTIHFDPEFKQLIQTKDGIEKGYPYPLTQLERHEVQLKEWLQQHKLREINISSLVVISNSYTIIRTSPEERSLHKKIIHKEELPTKIPKLANSQQNQPLEEKELKKISRLLIKQHTKRDSYILERYQIDKKELIKGAICKNCGSLPLVRIKANWHCTTCNSKDKLAHLHALDDYELLFKPTITNSEFRNFLCVNSIATANRLLQSMNLKYDGEKKGRVYYL, from the coding sequence ATGATCGTAAAAACACACGAAGTTCCCCGTATTATTCTTCAATTAGAAGCCTTGCTCAAAAGACTACCGCAAAACCATCCAAAAATCCCGCAAATTATTGAAGATTTAAACATCAGAAATGCTGGTTTCAGAGGAGAATTAGCGATAGAATATCCACTTAGTTTCCTCAACGAAAAAGAATACTCTATTTTTCATGATTTAAGGTTAAAAACGAAAAAACACTATTTTCAATTAGATACATTGATTTTAAACCCGAAAGTGGCAATCATACTAGAAGTGAAAAATTATTCAGGCACGATCCACTTTGATCCAGAATTCAAACAGCTTATCCAAACAAAAGATGGAATTGAAAAAGGATATCCCTATCCACTGACACAACTAGAGCGTCATGAGGTACAGTTGAAAGAGTGGCTGCAGCAACACAAATTAAGGGAAATCAATATTTCTTCACTTGTTGTCATCAGCAACTCTTATACCATTATCCGCACTTCTCCAGAAGAGAGATCCCTCCATAAAAAAATAATCCATAAAGAAGAGTTACCCACCAAAATCCCAAAGTTAGCCAATTCCCAACAAAACCAACCACTTGAAGAAAAGGAGCTTAAAAAGATATCCCGTCTTTTAATTAAACAGCATACTAAAAGAGATTCTTATATATTGGAACGATATCAGATTGATAAAAAAGAACTAATAAAAGGAGCGATCTGCAAGAATTGTGGCTCACTTCCGCTTGTAAGAATAAAAGCCAATTGGCACTGTACCACATGTAATAGCAAAGATAAGCTAGCCCATTTACATGCTCTTGATGATTATGAATTGCTCTTTAAACCAACAATAACGAATAGTGAGTTTAGAAATTTTCTGTGTGTAAATTCTATCGCAACAGCTAATAGGTTACTTCAGTCAATGAACCTAAAGTATGATGGAGAAAAGAAGGGAAGGGTGTACTACCTGTAG
- the secG gene encoding preprotein translocase subunit SecG: MHTALIILLVLVSIALITVVLLQSGKSTGLSGAISGGAEQLFGKQKARGLDLVLHRATIVLSVLFFVLTVLVAYVVQ; this comes from the coding sequence ATGCATACAGCATTAATTATTCTACTTGTTCTTGTATCTATTGCTTTAATTACAGTTGTCTTATTACAATCAGGAAAAAGCACAGGGTTATCAGGTGCGATCTCTGGTGGTGCAGAGCAGCTTTTTGGTAAGCAAAAAGCTCGTGGTTTGGATTTAGTTCTACACCGCGCAACGATTGTGTTATCCGTATTATTCTTTGTTTTGACAGTTTTAGTGGCATATGTCGTACAATAA